One Epinephelus lanceolatus isolate andai-2023 chromosome 17, ASM4190304v1, whole genome shotgun sequence genomic window carries:
- the pdlim1 gene encoding PDZ and LIM domain protein 1, translating into MPLRVVVQGPGPWGFRLVGGKDFEQPLTISRVTPGSKAAQANLCIGDMILAIEGEPTENMTHLEAQNKIKGCIEEMVLSIDRSEHKMWSPLSSEEGRTHPYKMNLASEPKEVKHIGSTHNRSALPFTGFGPKVVTNQYNNPSGLYSSENIKDFNSAVEEVKTSATANEPSNNAPSDPSQTAKRVHVAADSEVYKMLQENQESDEPPRQSASFKVLQEILETGDPDKPSGFRSVKAPSTKIASSVGNTEKLPSCDKCGSGIVGMVVKLRDKFRHPECYTCTDCDINLKQKGHFFVEDQIYCEKHARERVTPPEGYDVVTVFPK; encoded by the exons ATGCCTCTCCGGGTAGTAGTGCAGGGTCCCGGGCCGTGGGGATTCAGGCTGGTGGGGGGAAAGGACTTCGAGCAGCCACTGACTATTTCCCGG GTCACCCCTGGGAGTAAAGCGGCCCAGGCCAACCTGTGTATTGGAGACATGATCTTGGCCATCGAAGGAGAACCGACAGAGAACATGACTCACTTGGAAGCGCAGAACAAGATCAAGGGATGCATAGAGGAGATGGTGCTCTCCATAGACAG GTCAGAACATAAAATGTGGTCGCCGCTTTCATCTGAGGAAGGGAGAACACATCCATACAAGATGAATCTTGCATCAGAGccaaag GAGGTGAAACACATAGGCTCGACCCACAACAGGAGTGCTCTGCCATTCACTGGTTTTGGCCCCAAAGTTGTGACCAACCAGTACAACAACCCCTCTGGTCTCTACTCGTCAGAGAACATCAAGGACTTCAATTCGGCTGTGGAAGAAGTGAAGACCAGTGCCACAGCTAATGAGCCCAGCAACAA TGCTCCATCAGATCCATCGCAGACAGCCAAGCGGGTGCATGTAGCAGCAGATTCAGAGGTTTACAAGATGCTGCAGGAGAACCAAGAGTCTGACGAGCCTCCTCGACAGTCTGCTTCATTCAAAGTGCTTCAGGAGATCCTTGAGACAG GTGACCCTGATAAACCGTCTGGGTTCAGgagtgtgaaagcaccctcgaCAAAGATTGCATCATCAGTGGGGAACACAGAGAAGTTACCCTCCTGTGACAAATGTGGATCTGGGATTGT GGGGATGGTGGTGAAGCTGAGGGACAAGTTCCGTCACCCCGAGTGCTACACCTGCACAGACTGCGACATCAACCTAAAACAGAAGGGACATTTCTTTGTGGAGGACCAGATTTATTGTGAGAAGCATGCACGTGAGCGAGTGACCCCGCCCGAGGGCTACGACGTGGTCACCGTCTTCCCCAAGTAG